In a genomic window of bacterium:
- a CDS encoding site-2 protease family protein produces MDIETTLFLVVSLVFSIILHEVAHGYAAYKLGDPTAAYSNRLTLNPIAHIDLFGSILLPLILVLTHSPVLLGWAKPVPINPYNFRNYKRGVMITAAAGPLTNFSLALIGGLLFHGVAMIGTPWAMVVCKFLLFFCLTNVTLAVFNLIPIPPLDGSRVLYGLLPGRWAEEYLSIERYGIFILFGLLWLGALDGILYPVSRFIMSLLLGGSL; encoded by the coding sequence ATGGATATTGAAACAACTTTATTTTTAGTGGTGTCGTTGGTGTTTTCGATCATTTTGCATGAGGTGGCGCACGGGTATGCCGCTTACAAGCTGGGTGATCCCACGGCGGCATATTCCAATCGGTTGACGCTTAATCCAATTGCCCACATTGATTTGTTCGGCTCAATCCTGCTGCCACTCATTCTGGTGTTAACCCACAGTCCGGTTCTGTTGGGTTGGGCTAAACCGGTGCCGATCAATCCTTATAATTTCAGGAATTATAAGCGGGGGGTCATGATTACCGCGGCGGCCGGTCCATTGACCAATTTTTCACTCGCCTTGATCGGGGGTTTGCTGTTTCACGGGGTGGCCATGATTGGGACGCCTTGGGCGATGGTGGTATGCAAATTTCTACTCTTCTTTTGTTTGACGAACGTAACACTGGCGGTTTTCAACTTGATCCCCATCCCCCCGCTGGATGGGTCGCGTGTACTTTACGGTCTTTTGCCGGGGAGATGGGCTGAAGAATATTTGAGTATCGAACGATACGGAATTTTCATTCTGTTCGGTCTGCTCTGGCTGGGCGCATTGGACGGAATTCTCTATCCCGTATCTCGTTTCATCATGAGCCTCTTGCTCGGCGGCTCACTATAG
- a CDS encoding polysaccharide deacetylase family protein: protein MNFWSRSAYLRAAFTVCLLWVGTLANAFAVVEPLIVPPGGLAPANTPQIVLLTFDDSVTTNMLALVQRVLTNHYNPNGNPIKATFFVSLDSNFDGASLQHLYADGHEIAVHTMSHSTTTNSDLTRWHQEIAGDRRVLSELAQIPVEAIVGFRAPFLLMNDDAFSVLASRGFLYDSSFAENLASNSKSPDAMIWPYTLHNGIQQKASPERMPTNSYPSLFEIPIWDHFPSNGLPVVMDPPSAYSAAEVDALWKTNFAQHYNGNRAPFGLFLHATTTNQWLSNPTKSSERVDTLNTFIVWALDHTNTWFITCRDLVNFMTAPVSTSEATTNTLFLTHTKTYYPSNSITACSYHNAQTFTVCGPCLPASPGYTNAYYGLVPLAGGAVSITISSQYVDYAACSLLVSNNTTNAVYNWQTSFTKSTGKVIFTNYDVALSQTGNLVNANAKQNVKHIAPGEFRQFHFLLTNGVAAFTNEQITLFQLGASDIMLQTSDSEPNGIQWSDNAHEYTVEWSSNLVEQVWNQATNKLFLPVFTNALPGPINPLFYRVKGAIY from the coding sequence ATGAATTTTTGGTCACGGTCCGCCTACTTAAGGGCAGCCTTTACGGTCTGCCTGTTATGGGTTGGCACGCTTGCGAATGCCTTCGCAGTCGTAGAGCCCTTAATCGTGCCCCCGGGCGGGTTGGCCCCCGCCAACACCCCTCAAATCGTCTTATTGACGTTTGACGACTCGGTCACCACCAACATGCTTGCGTTGGTTCAGCGGGTGCTGACAAACCATTATAACCCTAATGGCAACCCCATTAAGGCTACATTTTTTGTTTCTCTCGACAGTAATTTTGATGGAGCCTCACTTCAACATCTCTATGCCGATGGACATGAAATCGCCGTCCATACCATGTCGCATTCGACCACTACTAATTCCGATCTGACCCGCTGGCATCAGGAGATTGCCGGTGACCGGCGTGTCCTATCCGAGTTAGCGCAAATCCCCGTAGAGGCCATTGTCGGCTTTCGCGCCCCGTTCCTGTTAATGAATGACGACGCCTTCTCAGTCCTCGCAAGTCGGGGGTTTCTATATGATTCATCATTTGCAGAAAATTTGGCCTCGAACAGTAAATCACCTGACGCCATGATTTGGCCCTACACGCTTCATAACGGGATCCAGCAAAAAGCGAGCCCTGAACGTATGCCGACTAACAGTTATCCCTCCCTTTTCGAGATTCCAATATGGGATCATTTCCCCAGTAACGGACTCCCCGTGGTAATGGATCCGCCATCCGCCTATTCCGCCGCGGAAGTTGATGCGCTTTGGAAAACCAATTTTGCACAGCATTATAATGGGAATCGCGCACCCTTCGGGCTTTTCCTACATGCCACCACCACCAATCAATGGCTTTCTAATCCAACGAAATCTTCTGAGCGCGTTGATACTCTAAACACCTTCATTGTGTGGGCTCTGGATCATACCAACACCTGGTTCATTACCTGTCGCGACCTGGTCAACTTTATGACTGCACCAGTCTCTACCAGCGAAGCCACAACCAACACCCTTTTTCTGACTCACACGAAAACGTACTATCCTTCAAACTCAATAACGGCCTGCAGTTACCATAACGCCCAAACGTTTACGGTCTGTGGCCCGTGCCTCCCTGCCTCCCCCGGATATACCAATGCTTATTACGGACTTGTCCCGCTCGCAGGCGGGGCAGTTAGCATCACAATCTCTTCACAGTACGTCGATTATGCCGCATGCTCTTTACTGGTGTCTAACAATACGACGAATGCTGTCTATAATTGGCAAACGTCTTTTACGAAAAGTACGGGAAAGGTCATTTTCACGAACTATGACGTCGCTTTGTCCCAAACAGGCAATCTGGTCAATGCAAACGCAAAGCAAAATGTTAAACATATCGCCCCTGGAGAATTCAGGCAATTTCACTTCCTACTCACAAATGGCGTGGCGGCATTCACAAATGAACAAATTACTCTATTTCAACTGGGAGCTTCCGATATTATGTTGCAAACGAGTGACTCCGAACCCAATGGCATTCAATGGTCCGACAACGCCCATGAATACACCGTAGAATGGTCAAGCAACCTGGTAGAGCAAGTCTGGAATCAGGCCACAAACAAGTTGTTCCTGCCTGTTTTCACCAATGCATTACCCGGCCCCATCAACCCCTTGTTCTATCGGGTCAAAGGTGCGATCTATTAG
- a CDS encoding host attachment protein produces MSKYIVVVADTQSARIFTLKDSLTPEIESSPKLVEEQAIINPEKLIETKMQRGTPASGRNKTGSGGSYAFDDHRGKHAQDELRKFSGIIVKETLKQARKASAHTLVLVAEGKTLGVIRDAVAGIKVKGLSIRECDLELTGEPTAKIQTLLARRELLPGVKKPSQRVRK; encoded by the coding sequence ATGAGCAAATATATTGTGGTAGTTGCTGATACGCAAAGTGCCCGAATTTTCACTTTAAAAGATTCCCTTACCCCTGAAATCGAGTCCAGCCCCAAACTGGTCGAAGAACAGGCAATAATCAATCCTGAGAAATTAATTGAGACAAAAATGCAACGGGGTACCCCTGCCAGTGGACGAAATAAAACAGGATCGGGCGGGTCTTATGCTTTTGATGATCACCGAGGCAAACATGCTCAGGATGAACTCCGGAAGTTCTCCGGTATTATTGTTAAAGAGACACTCAAACAAGCCCGCAAGGCCAGCGCCCATACACTTGTATTGGTCGCCGAAGGGAAAACACTGGGAGTGATCCGGGACGCAGTGGCTGGAATTAAAGTCAAGGGACTCTCAATCCGCGAGTGTGACCTTGAATTAACCGGCGAACCCACGGCCAAAATCCAAACACTTCTCGCCCGACGGGAACTTCTGCCAGGCGTGAAAAAACCGTCTCAACGGGTAAGGAAATAG